The window TCACACTGCGGGGTGAACATGAAATAAGCAGGCTTATTGCTGCCAGCAACAATGACCAGAATATTCTCTTCTTTGGTATAGACATGCGGGATATCACCGAAGACAGCCCGCTTGACCAGACTATGGAATACTTCCTGTTGGATCATCTTGGATTTGAAACAAACTGACGCCATGCTCAGACTAATACTTATTATCGGAATAATAATTTTGCTGGGAGCACCGCTGGACAGTGTCGCCCGGGATGATAGAGGTACACTCAGAGGTCAGGTGACCGATGCAGAAACCGGCGAAGAGCTGATTGGTGTAAACATCACCATACAGGGAACCGACTTCGGTGCAGCTACCGACCTGGAAGGAAATTATGAAATCCGGAATATCCGGCCAGGTTCATATAACGTACAGGCCACGTATGTCGGTTTCGACCGGATGATGTTCACCGGAATCGAAATAAGAGCAGGTGAAACCACCGATCTGAACATTGAAATGACTCCTGAGGTGCTCACAGCAGATGATGAAGTTATAGTCATCGGCGAGCGGCCCATTTTCGACATCGAAGAATCCGGATCCAGCTCCCGTGTAGGCAGATCAGATATTGATGCGGCTCCTGTTCGCCAGATTGATGAGGTTATTGGCCGCCAGGCGGGTGTCATCCGCGACCCGACCGGAATATACATCCGGGGTGGCAGGGCAGAAGAAACCGGATTTGTTGTTGACGGTGTATCCGCTCAGGACCCCCTGTCGGGAACAGGTATGGGACTTGATCTCGGATCCGGTGCCCTGCAGGAAGTTGAAGTTACGACCGGCGGTATTGACGTGGAGCATGGCAATGTAACTTCCGGACTTGTATCTGTTCGCACCAGAGAGGGCGGAGATACGTTTTCCGGATACTTTTCGCATCAGCGTGACAATACCGGAACGGGATCAGACCCGCTTGTATCCGGTTTTGCTACTGATGTGTACGAGTTCAATCTTGGAGGACCAAGTATACTGAACAATCAGATACTCAAGCCACTGGGTATCGGCCTGCCGGGTGAACTTTCCTTTTTCGTTACTGGCCAGGTGAACCTCACGGATGAATTTTTCGGATACACTGCCGATCAGCTCGAGTCCTCACTTTACGATTCTGATTTCTGGAGTCCCAGGATGGATAACCGCTGGAGCGGCATGTTGCGCATGACCTACCGTCCGCGTTCAGCCATGCGTATCGACGCAGCGTACCAGAGATCAGTCACCGTGAATCAGAATACGAGAATGCTTCAGGTTGTTGGTGACGATGTCCAGATCAGACCCGGCTTCCAGTTTTTCCATGCACTGAACCTGGACAACGCCAACACGTACACCCATGACAGCAAACTGGCGTATATCAGGTGGACACATTCCATTGATTCCAATACCTATTACCGGTTTCAGTTCAGCCGTTTGTTTACTCGTCTGAGAGCCGATGCCAACGGACTTGACTGGAGGCCCGAACGAGTCGAAGGCGATCTCGATCCGGCCAGTATTGTTGTCCCTCCGGTTGATGAATTTGAAACCGGACAAGATTTCAGGTATGTGCTACCCGGTCCGGGACTGGTGAACAATGATGGCCTCGCAACGCTGTGGCATGATCACTATGCAGAACAGTACACTCTGCGCGGATCACTCACCAGGTACTTTTTTGACCAGAACAACAGGCTGCGCGTCGGGTTTGAAATGGTATTCAATGACTATCAGTGGATTGATATAACCAGACCCTGGGTAGGCGCCCCTATTGCAATCGGTGAAGACGAAGAGGAAGACGAAACACTAACCCAGACATCACGTCTTGGTGAATCCAGTGATATATGGGATGTTCGTCCGCGTCAGGGATCCATTTACGCCAGTGACCAGATCAGGTACCGCGGACTTATTGCAAATATCGGTGCCCGTCTTGAATACTGGTTCCCGGGTGACTTTGTTGATGAGATGGTTGACAATCCGGATGCCCCGATTCCTGATGAAGTCCGGGAAGCGTATTACAATGATACCTACAATTTCTTCGGAAACCGGTTCAAGATGCGCCTGCTTCCGCGGATCAGCGTCTCTTTCCCCGTACGTGAAAACCAGATGATGTATTTCAATTACGGACACCAGACGAAACTGCCGCATCCGTCACATGTGTATGCAGGACTTGATCCGTTTTACCAGGACCGGTCCTTCCTGGCCAGTCTGGGTAACCCCAATCTTGACCCCGAAGTCGATATCTCCTATGAAATCGGTATCAGAAACCAGCTAACCGCAAATGACGCCCTTAACATTTCTGCCTTCTGGAGTGACAAATATGACTTCATCACATCCGAGCGAATTCTTATTACCGATGTGACCGGCAGGGAAGTGGAGCGCGCGTACAGGGTAAATGGTGATTTTGCCAGAGTCAGGGGATTGGAAGTGACCTATATCAAACGTTATTCTGACTGGTTCCGCGGCAACATCTCCGCAACATACCAGCGGGCAGAAGGACTCAGCTCTACCTCGCAGGATGCGCTTCAGGATCTGATAGTCGGCGGGCAGGCTTTTGGAAGCAACGTGGAAACGCCCCTTGCTTGGGACCGTCCCTGGGATTTCAGGGCTTCCGCCACTTTCCGGTATGACCGCAATTCACCGTTCCTGGACATACCCGGGCTCAACCAGTTTCAGCTGAATATTTCCGGATACTACCGGAGTGGAATCCGCTATACACCAAGCGAATTCATACAAAACGAGCGTCATCCGATTACCGGTGAACGTACCTGGAGGCCTATCTACGAACGTAGTACCGATCCCTCCGACCGGTTTTCCGAAAGCGGACCTGCCTGGTATGAAATTGACCTGAGTTTCCAGAAATGGTTTGATATTGCAGGTGCCCAAATGCGTTTCACTATTGATGTTACCAACCTGCTGGACACAAAGAATCCTGCAATTATTAATACGGTAACCGGAGATTCTTATCGCACCGATTATCCTGACTCCCAGGAAGAACTCGAGGCGCTGCGCGATGACCGCTCCTGGGACGTACCAGGCAATGTCAGAGATCCGAGATATGTGGATCCCAGAGACAACAACCGTCCGGACTACATGAACCCTGCCAACTTCCTTAAGCCCAGGCATGTAATGTTTGGTCTTTCCGTCGAATTTTAATGTTACCTTTGCTTTTTTAATATCCGCCTGCAATGACTTACAACAGATATCTGTCTTTATTTATTCTTTTGCTGTTTTTGCCCGGGCTTGCTGCGGCTCAGGTGCTGCCGAGTTTGGGTGAGGCGCGCTCGGGAACCTACGGTTTTCAGTACTTGAAAATCGGTCCTGATGCAAGGTCGGCAAGTATGGGAAGCTCAAGTGTCGCTGATGCAGCAGACGCCTCGGCATTGTACTGGAATCCGGCCATGTCGGCTCAGCTCGACAACTCACAGGTGTTGTTCGGACATACACAGTATTTCGCGGATATCGCCATGAACTATGCTTCCTATGTTCACAGATATCGTGATATCGCACTTGGACTATCCTTCCAGATGCTTGATTCCGGTGAAATGGACGAAACAACCGAACTTCAGCCGGGAGGTACCGGCCGGACATTTCGAACAACTCACTTCGCTGTCGGATTGTCATTCGCCCAGGAACTGACGTCCCTTTTCAGCTACGGAGTCACCCTGAAATACCTTGATGAAAGTGTAGAAGAAGTAACATCGCGAACCGGTGTTATTGATGCCGGATTCTTCTATCGCGTTGGTGACACCGGTCTGCGGTTCGCCGTCGGGTTGAATAATTTTGGGTTCGATGCCGATCCTTCCGGAGAAACAAAACGCAGACCCGGTCCAAACGAAACTGGCGCTGAGACTGACGAAGACGGGTTCATTGTCTATGATGAATTTACCGACGTTTCACCGCCTACCACCTTTATCCTCGGCTCGGCCTTCGATCTGATTCAGCGCGATGATTTCAATATTACACTTACCGGACAGCTGACCAATCCGGCTGATACACAGGAACGCTTCAGTCTCGGCGCAGAGATGGACTATCTGAGAAGGTTTTTTGTCCGGACCGGCTATGAGTTTGGAGTGGATGAGTCTTATCTGCCGTCATTCGGAGCCGGGTTTAACTTTCCGCTCTACAACTACGGCATCCGTGCCGACTATGGCTTCAGCACAAGGGAGTACCTTGGAAGCATGCACAGAATTTCCTTAAGAATTGACCTCTGATTATGAAGACAATGAAGTACGTGATTTTGAACAAATGGCTGGCACTGATCGTGGTTGCCGGTCTCATCGGCGGATGTGATTCCATTTTTGGAACAAAGGGAGATGATACCACCGATGAAATATTCGAAGAGGGAAGAATTGATCCGACACTGGTACCGGACGAAATCGGGTATGCCGCCCTGCTGCCGTTCTGGGACTTTTTTGATGCTCCCACGGACGTGTATATCGGTTACGACGAACTGGTATATGTAACGGATCGCAGTGGACTCCATCTGCTCGACAGAGCCGGGCGCACCTACTACGAAACAATTGAGCTCGAGGGAGCTGTCTCGGTTACTCAGGATCGTGACCTGAATGTTTATGTGGCTGCGCGTTATGATACGGTCATTACCGCAGTTGACTCTAACCTGGTGTGGAACCTGCCGGCGGTGTACAAATTCAGAGATATAAATAAAGGCTCACCGGTTGCCGTCGACACCATCATACACCCGTTTGATGATTCCAGCCGGCCAACAGCTTCGGCCCAGCGCGGACGGCTGGACAAGGACAGTCCCAACAATCATGAGTTTGTAGAGTTCACGGATGTAACCGCACTTTATGACAACACCATTTATATCTCCAGGAGAGGTCCGCAAAATATTACCGGTCAGGCAGCTGCACCGGACAATATTGTCATGGAATTTCAGCAGGATCCCGACCGCGAAGAAGGAAAAATGCGCAATAACCGGCTGATCAGAGCGCTGAGCCCGAATACACCGTCCCTGATCAGTGCCGTGGGACCCGGCGCAATCACCGGCCTGGCCGGACCTCCACAAAGCGAAGATATCACCCAGGACAGAAGCTTTATCATTGCCCAGGCTGATACTGATGCCAATATTCCCTTCAGAGTGCTTTGGATCAATGCCGAAATGACACCTGATGGTCTTCAGTTTGATCCGCGTTCGGAGTTGCTGTCACGTGATACCACCCAGGCAGAAAAGTTCCTTTATGACCAGTTTCGCTTTACCGAGCCTTCAGGCCTGGCTTTTTCCGCGGATGACCGCAATCACATTTTTGTAACTGATATTGCTACCGACAGCTTGTACCTGTTTCAGGCCCGCGGTGTGGAGGGGGTTAATCCGCCACCGGGGTCCGAACTTGAAAGAGCACAAAGTGTCTCATTCGGGGGGACCGGAGGAGGAGACCGGCAGTTTCGTGATCCGTCCGGTGTTGCCTATTTCGACCGTATCGTTTATGTTGCCGACACCGGTAACAACCGTATTACCCGTCACCGCCTGAATACGGACTTTGAACGAAACTGAAAGCCTGTTATGAAGTATGTAAAAGCCGGATCTGAACATATTCCGGCACTGGGATTCGGGACGTACCTGCTTTCCGGTCAGACTTGTGTTGATGCGGTCAGGGATGCTGTTGCCGTCGGCTACAGGCATATCGATACCGCTGAGATGTATGGAAATGAAGCGGAAACCGGCGAAGGAATCAGGCAGTCCGGAGTTTCCAGGAACGAGCTGTTTGTTACTACAAAACTCTGGAACGACAGTCTGGCTCCGTCTGCT is drawn from Natronogracilivirga saccharolytica and contains these coding sequences:
- a CDS encoding TonB-dependent receptor translates to MLRLILIIGIIILLGAPLDSVARDDRGTLRGQVTDAETGEELIGVNITIQGTDFGAATDLEGNYEIRNIRPGSYNVQATYVGFDRMMFTGIEIRAGETTDLNIEMTPEVLTADDEVIVIGERPIFDIEESGSSSRVGRSDIDAAPVRQIDEVIGRQAGVIRDPTGIYIRGGRAEETGFVVDGVSAQDPLSGTGMGLDLGSGALQEVEVTTGGIDVEHGNVTSGLVSVRTREGGDTFSGYFSHQRDNTGTGSDPLVSGFATDVYEFNLGGPSILNNQILKPLGIGLPGELSFFVTGQVNLTDEFFGYTADQLESSLYDSDFWSPRMDNRWSGMLRMTYRPRSAMRIDAAYQRSVTVNQNTRMLQVVGDDVQIRPGFQFFHALNLDNANTYTHDSKLAYIRWTHSIDSNTYYRFQFSRLFTRLRADANGLDWRPERVEGDLDPASIVVPPVDEFETGQDFRYVLPGPGLVNNDGLATLWHDHYAEQYTLRGSLTRYFFDQNNRLRVGFEMVFNDYQWIDITRPWVGAPIAIGEDEEEDETLTQTSRLGESSDIWDVRPRQGSIYASDQIRYRGLIANIGARLEYWFPGDFVDEMVDNPDAPIPDEVREAYYNDTYNFFGNRFKMRLLPRISVSFPVRENQMMYFNYGHQTKLPHPSHVYAGLDPFYQDRSFLASLGNPNLDPEVDISYEIGIRNQLTANDALNISAFWSDKYDFITSERILITDVTGREVERAYRVNGDFARVRGLEVTYIKRYSDWFRGNISATYQRAEGLSSTSQDALQDLIVGGQAFGSNVETPLAWDRPWDFRASATFRYDRNSPFLDIPGLNQFQLNISGYYRSGIRYTPSEFIQNERHPITGERTWRPIYERSTDPSDRFSESGPAWYEIDLSFQKWFDIAGAQMRFTIDVTNLLDTKNPAIINTVTGDSYRTDYPDSQEELEALRDDRSWDVPGNVRDPRYVDPRDNNRPDYMNPANFLKPRHVMFGLSVEF
- a CDS encoding PorV/PorQ family protein translates to MTYNRYLSLFILLLFLPGLAAAQVLPSLGEARSGTYGFQYLKIGPDARSASMGSSSVADAADASALYWNPAMSAQLDNSQVLFGHTQYFADIAMNYASYVHRYRDIALGLSFQMLDSGEMDETTELQPGGTGRTFRTTHFAVGLSFAQELTSLFSYGVTLKYLDESVEEVTSRTGVIDAGFFYRVGDTGLRFAVGLNNFGFDADPSGETKRRPGPNETGAETDEDGFIVYDEFTDVSPPTTFILGSAFDLIQRDDFNITLTGQLTNPADTQERFSLGAEMDYLRRFFVRTGYEFGVDESYLPSFGAGFNFPLYNYGIRADYGFSTREYLGSMHRISLRIDL